TGGTACCGCTGGAAACGAAGACCGCGGCCTCTTTGCCCAACAGCTCGGCCACCATGGCCTCCAGCCGGTTGACGGTGGGATCCTCGCCGTAGACGTCATCGCCTACTTCGGCCTCGAACATGGCCTGGCGCATGGCGGCGGTGGGGCGGGTCACCGTGTCGCTGCGCAGGTCGATCACCGGGTTATTGCTCTCGCTCATGGGTTTTCTCCAGGGGTGGCATGGGGTTTCCGGTGCGTGGTGCATCCGCCAGGGGATGCACCACGCACCACGCGTCATCGGATTTCTGGGGGAACAGGCGCCTCCCGGTACCAGTACAGTCTGGCGTAAATACCACGGCAGAAATTCAGCGGCATTACCTCTGGTGGAACCTATCGGCGAATTTCTGCCGGGATTTACTGGCCCTGCCGGGCCAGGTAGGCATCCATGGCGGCGAAGAGGCGATCCATGTCCTGGTCGGTCACTTCGCCCATGTGGGCCAGGCGGAAGGCTTTGTCCTTAAAAATACCATAGCCGTTGGAAATCTGCATGTCCTGGGTGGCCAGGTGGCGATTCAGCTCTTTGATGCTGATGTTGCGGGTGTTGGCCACGTTGGTCACCGTGTGGGAGCGGTAGCCTTCCTCCGCGGCCAGCTCGAAGCCCCGCTCCACGGCCCAGCGCTGGGCCTTCTGGGCCAGGCGGGCATGGCGGGCAAAGCGGGCCTCCAACCCTTCGGCGAAGATGTGATCCAGCTGGACGCTCAAGGCCCGCATCAGGGAGATGGCCGGGGTGGCCGGGGTGGTGCTCTTCTGCAGCGACTTCTCCAGGTTCAGGAAATCGAAGTACCAGCCCCGCCCCTTGACCGTCTCGGCCCGGGCCAGGACCCGGTCGCTCACGGCGCAGAAGGCCAGGCCCGGCGGCAGCGCCAGCGCCTTCTGGGAGGAGGTCAGGCAGATGTCCAGCCCCCATTCATCCACCGGGATTTTCACCCCTGCGAAGGAGGAGACCGCATCCACCATGACCAGGGTTTCGGGGCTGATCTCCCGCACCACGGCCGCGATCTCGCCCACGGGGCTCATCACGCCGGTGCTGGTCTCGTTGTGGACCACGGTGATGGCATCTACCGGGCCGTCGGCCAGGGCTTTTTCCAGCGCTTCGGCCACTATCTCGGGCTTGACCGCGGTATTCCACGTCACGTCCACCCGGATGGCCTCCTTGTCACAGCCCAGGGAGACCTGATGCCAGCGCTGGCCAAAGGCGCCGTTGACAA
The window above is part of the Litorilinea aerophila genome. Proteins encoded here:
- a CDS encoding pyridoxal-phosphate-dependent aminotransferase family protein is translated as MTTVTPTDTQTKPAQRLFIPGPTDVLPDVLAAQTAPMIGHRSDEFESLFAKVEKQLQELFFTQNRVYIVAASGSGLHEAAIRNGVRGRVLNFVNGAFGQRWHQVSLGCDKEAIRVDVTWNTAVKPEIVAEALEKALADGPVDAITVVHNETSTGVMSPVGEIAAVVREISPETLVMVDAVSSFAGVKIPVDEWGLDICLTSSQKALALPPGLAFCAVSDRVLARAETVKGRGWYFDFLNLEKSLQKSTTPATPAISLMRALSVQLDHIFAEGLEARFARHARLAQKAQRWAVERGFELAAEEGYRSHTVTNVANTRNISIKELNRHLATQDMQISNGYGIFKDKAFRLAHMGEVTDQDMDRLFAAMDAYLARQGQ